In the genome of bacterium, one region contains:
- the pstB gene encoding phosphate ABC transporter ATP-binding protein PstB, with product MDLNIIQNKNRKTDLNNLQRGRITVKDLNFFYGENQALFNNNLEIEPGKVTAIIGPSGCGKSTHLRVYNRIFELYRDQRAEGKVLIDGEDILSTDQDLIKLRKRVGMIFQKPTPFPMSVFDNVAYGLKLHYKLSRSEIHEKVEKALYQAALWDEVKDKLHEPGTALSGGQQQRLCIARAVAVEPEILLMDEPTSAIDPIATAKIEDLIEKLRGRYTVVIVTHNMQQAARISDFTAFFFEGYIIEFGVTKELFTKPKKKQTENYITGRFG from the coding sequence ATGGATTTAAACATTATTCAGAATAAAAATAGAAAGACAGATTTAAACAATTTGCAGCGCGGCCGTATTACGGTAAAAGATCTTAATTTTTTCTACGGAGAAAATCAGGCACTGTTTAACAATAATCTTGAAATTGAACCTGGAAAGGTCACTGCTATTATAGGGCCTTCCGGCTGCGGTAAATCAACACATCTGCGTGTGTATAACCGAATTTTTGAGCTGTACAGAGATCAGCGGGCTGAGGGGAAAGTGCTGATTGACGGAGAGGATATTCTTTCTACTGATCAGGATTTGATTAAATTACGTAAACGTGTTGGAATGATTTTTCAAAAACCTACTCCCTTTCCTATGAGCGTGTTCGATAATGTAGCTTACGGGCTTAAGCTGCACTATAAACTCAGCAGATCAGAAATCCATGAAAAGGTTGAGAAAGCTCTGTATCAGGCTGCTTTATGGGATGAGGTAAAAGATAAATTGCATGAGCCGGGTACTGCACTTTCCGGAGGCCAGCAGCAGAGATTGTGTATTGCACGTGCTGTAGCAGTGGAACCGGAAATTCTGTTAATGGATGAGCCGACTTCTGCAATTGATCCTATTGCAACAGCAAAGATTGAAGACCTTATTGAAAAATTACGCGGAAGGTATACTGTCGTAATTGTGACTCACAATATGCAGCAGGCAGCACGTATTTCAGATTTTACAGCTTTCTTTTTTGAAGGGTATATAATAGAATTTGGTGTAACCAAAGAGCTGTTTACGAAGCCGAAGAAAAAACAGACAGAAAATTATATCACAGGAAGATTCGGCTGA
- a CDS encoding methyltransferase domain-containing protein, translating to MDAYEIMENELRKLPVPPESFLEIGSGSGYELAKLAQKFNARGTGIDPYASEYLSANIEILKKSAEKIDTIHKWFDVVFSIRSFHHLDKPQICTKKLKSVTGWKGRCFLIDYHKGAQTGFIEHYYSIDEAAAIIENSGLNILEKKCIDDLFVISATLNRWKIAVASNIDRETIFPKMFGQAPLFAIYTFSPDTGFELSEFRKNIFEKTLQHQKTFDVYNLVNDCQAVVSAKIGKKGIERLNQLGVSLFFNQGSIKHALKDTAFTL from the coding sequence ATGGATGCATACGAAATAATGGAAAACGAGCTCAGGAAACTTCCTGTGCCTCCTGAAAGTTTTTTGGAAATCGGGAGCGGTTCCGGTTATGAACTTGCAAAATTAGCCCAAAAATTTAATGCAAGAGGCACAGGTATTGACCCCTATGCTTCAGAGTACTTATCCGCAAATATTGAAATACTGAAAAAAAGTGCTGAAAAAATCGACACAATTCACAAATGGTTTGATGTTGTTTTCAGCATAAGATCTTTCCACCATCTGGACAAGCCGCAAATCTGTACAAAAAAATTAAAATCAGTTACAGGCTGGAAGGGGAGGTGTTTTTTAATTGATTATCATAAGGGGGCTCAGACCGGTTTTATTGAGCACTACTACTCTATTGATGAAGCAGCGGCAATTATTGAAAACTCAGGGCTTAATATCTTAGAGAAAAAATGTATTGATGATCTGTTTGTCATATCAGCCACATTGAATAGATGGAAGATTGCAGTAGCTTCAAACATAGACAGAGAAACAATATTCCCGAAAATGTTCGGCCAGGCTCCCTTATTTGCAATTTATACTTTCTCCCCTGACACAGGTTTTGAGCTATCTGAATTTCGTAAAAACATTTTTGAAAAAACACTTCAGCACCAAAAAACATTCGATGTTTACAATCTGGTAAATGACTGTCAGGCTGTGGTTTCTGCAAAAATCGGGAAAAAAGGAATTGAAAGACTTAATCAGCTTGGAGTAAGTCTGTTTTTCAACCAGGGCTCAATAAAACACGCTTTAAAAGATACTGCATTTACTCTTTGA
- the phoU gene encoding phosphate signaling complex protein PhoU yields MTIHFQREVERLKKLILNEAALVEDSLRKAVKALQERDKILAEQVRTSDDNIDRMEIEVEEEGLKILALYQPVAIDLRFIISVIKINNDLERIGDLTANIAARAVEIAGYPQLPVPENISRMADIALQMVKNSLDALVNMDVRLAEKVCNADEQVDDLHRQTFTYVEDEVKKNLQYIGFFLQLLGISRYIERIADHATNIAEDVMYMVEGKISRHLG; encoded by the coding sequence ATGACTATACATTTTCAGCGTGAGGTAGAAAGATTAAAAAAACTAATTTTAAATGAAGCCGCTTTAGTAGAAGACAGTCTTAGAAAAGCTGTAAAAGCGCTGCAGGAAAGAGATAAGATATTAGCAGAACAGGTCCGAACATCAGATGATAATATTGACAGGATGGAGATTGAAGTAGAGGAGGAGGGCTTGAAGATTTTAGCACTCTACCAGCCTGTTGCAATAGATCTGCGTTTTATCATTTCAGTTATAAAAATAAATAATGATCTGGAGAGGATTGGAGATTTAACTGCAAACATTGCAGCGCGTGCTGTTGAAATAGCTGGTTATCCTCAACTCCCGGTGCCTGAGAATATTTCCAGAATGGCCGATATTGCTTTACAAATGGTTAAAAACAGCCTGGATGCTTTGGTTAATATGGATGTGAGGCTTGCAGAAAAAGTATGTAATGCTGATGAGCAGGTGGATGATCTGCATCGTCAGACTTTTACTTATGTGGAAGATGAAGTAAAAAAGAATTTGCAGTACATAGGCTTCTTCCTTCAGCTTTTGGGAATTTCACGTTATATTGAGCGTATAGCTGACCATGCAACTAATATTGCTGAAGATGTGATGTATATGGTGGAAGGGAAAATTTCCCGGCATCTGGGATAA